GTACAGGCAATTAGACTGCCGGTACAGCGATAGCGCCACCGGCGACACGCGGTCGCGGACTCGATGAACTGCCGTCCGAACCCCGAGGAACCGGCGAACGGGCGGCTCAGTAGAAGTAGTCGTCCTCCGTAAGCTGGACGTACCCGCCGCCGCGGTACTTGAACTTCTGGCGTTTGTACGTCGCCATGATCTTGGCAGCATCGAGGCCGGCGGAGAACTTCTTGCTGACCAGCGCGTTGTCCGACCCGTTACCCTGCATGTCGTTGATGGTGTCGAACGCCCAGTCCCAGTCGTCGGGGCCGTAGTCGGCGACGATATCGGCGAAGGCGACGTTGCGCAGGATCTCGTCGCCGATCGCGCGCTTCCAGACGTCGTTGTAGTTTGCAAGCGAGTCCGTCGCGGCCAGGCGGCCGGCGATCTTGCCGGTACGGACGGCGACGTGGTAGCCACCCTCGTGGAAGGCGGAAGTCGTCCCCATCGCACCGCCGGCGACGGCGATGTTCGCGCCGACGGGCGACTCGATCGGTCGCGTCGAGGAGATCGGATAGGTCTCGGTCCCCTTCGACTTGCCGCGATCCTCGACGCGCGGAATGTCTTCCTCGACGTCGTACTCGTCGCCGTACTCCTGCTCGAGGAGGCGCGTAATGTACTCCGCACCCGAGGGGATCCGCTCGTCGTCCGGCCGAAGGAGCTTGTAAGAACCGGGGTCGTCCACGTCCTCGAGGGTCATCCCGATGGGCATCGTCAGCCCGACGCGGGCGACCGTGCCGTCGTTCGGGAAGACCCAGGGATAGGCCGTCTCGCCGGGCATATACCCCCACCAGAACTTGAGTCGGTCCTCGAACTCCTCGAAGAGCTCTTCCGGGAACTCCCGGTACTCCTGATAGGCGATGTGGTTCGCCTTCGGGGGCGAGAGGTGATCCGAGACGCTCCGGCCGGGGCCGGTGAACTGATCGAGGGCGTCGAGCGTGATTCGGCGCTGTGGCCCGTCCGCGAGGACGACGTACTGCGCCTCGAGCCGGTCGCCGTTCGAGAGCGTCAGCGTGTGGGTCGGTCCCTTCGAACTCGAGGCCCGCAGGTCGGTCTCGAGGTCCTTCACGCCGGTGCCGATGCGCAGGTCGGCGCCCGCGTCGGCCGCGCGCTCGTGGAGCCAGTCGTCCATGCGCGCGCGGTGGAAGGTGTATCCGAACTTGGGATAGGTGGCCTCCATGCCGGTCGAGGTCAATTCGACGCGGCTGTTCGGTCCGACGAACTCGGTCGCCTCGAGTTCCCGGTGGATGACCTCGTCGGGAATCTCCCGATAGTCGAACCCCATGATGTCGATCCAGTAGTCGAGCATCCCGGCGGCGTCGGTCGAATCCGGCCCCGGCCCCTCGCGATCCTCTCGAGGCACCCCCTGCTCGAAGAGGACCGTCTCTGCGCCGTGGGCGGCGGCCCGTTCGGCCGCGGATGCACCAGCGGGACCCCCGCCGACGATCGCGACGTCTACGCGTTCCATACGCCGTGGAGACTCATTGAGCCATTATAAAAACTGCGAGGCGAATGTCTCCGCGATCGATCCGATCCCGCTGCCGCGAGACGAACCCTTTTGATCGCACCGACCGACGCTCCGGACATGACTGACGACGACGCGCCGGACGTACTCGTCCTTCGGAAGGGCACTCACGGGACGCCGATCGAACAGTACGCCGACGCGATCCGGGACCGGCTGCCGGACCACACCGTCGAACTCGCGCGCACGCCCGCCGAAGAGCGCGCGGCGATTCGGGACGCCCGCTTCGTCACCGGCATGACGCTCGAGGACGACTTGCTCGAGGCCGCAAACAGCCTCGAAGTCTTCGCGTGTGCCTACGCGGGCACCGGACATCTCCCCCTCGACGAACTCGCGGATCGAGGCGTCGCAGTGACGAACGCCTCGGGGGTCCACGGGCCGAACATCGGCGAGCACGTGCTCGGGGCAATCTTGCACTTCACGCGCCGGTTCCACGTCGGCGCGCGGCGGCAGCGCCGCCGCGAGTGGCGCCACTACAAGGCCACCGAACTACAGGGATCGACGGTCACCGTCGTCGGTCTCGGAGCGATCGGACAGTCCGTCTGCGACCGCCTCGAGCCCTTCGGCGTCGACACGATCGGGGTGCGCTACACACCCGAGAAGGGCGGGCCGACGGACGAGGTGATCGGGTTCGGGGACGAGGCGTTCGACGATGCGCTCGCGCGGACGGATTACCTCGTGCTCGCGTGTCCGCTGACGGAGACGACGCGCGGACTGATCGACGAGGAAGCGTTCGTCACGATGGATCCCGAGTCGGTACTGATCAATATCGCCCGCGGGCCGGTCGTCGACACGGACGCGCTCGTCGCGGCGCTGCGCTCGAACTGGATCCGCGGTGCATCGCTGGACGTCACCGATCCCGAGCCTTTGCCCGAAGAGCATCCGCTGTGGAACTTCGAGAACGTCCAGATCACCCCCCACAACGCGGGCCACACGCCGAACTACTACAGCCGGCTGGCCGACATCGTCGCCGAAAACGTCCGCCGATTCGACGAGTCGGGATCGGACGCCACTCTCGAGAATCAGGTGCTGCCCTGATCGGTACCCACGTCCGATCCACGTTTGCTCCCGCCGGCAGCCGCTCGAGTCCGCCGAGGCGTTCGACGCACCTTTTTGACTCCCTGCGACGAATCACGAGTATGGACCTATCACTGACCGATAGAACCGCTCGAGGAGGACGCGACGTAGCGCCCGGAGGCGATCCATGTCGCTGACGTTCGACGGAACGGTTCTCGTCCCCGTCGCCGATCCCGAAGACGGGGAGCAGACCGCGAGGTCACTCGCACCGTATCTCTCCCCCTCGAGTACGGTGCTGGTCGTCAACGTGATCGAGAAGGCCGGCGGCGCGCCCGACAAGGCGTCGGTGGAGCAGCGCGAGGAGTACGCCCAAGAAATCTTCGAGCGCACCCGCGGACCGCTCGAGGGACGGGCCGGAACCGTCGAGACGGCGATCCTCTTCGGTACCGACGTCGTCGAGACGATTTTCGAGGCGGCGCTCGAGCGGGACGTCGACGCCGTCGTCTTCGAACCTCGCAAAGGAAGCCGGTTCGTGGAACTGCTCACCGGTGATACGGCTCGTCGACTGGTGAAGGAGGCCTCGGTTCCGGTGGTCGCGTTGCCACGAAATGACGGCTAAACGGACGATTCTGTACGAATACGACTCGAAACGGAATCAGTCCGTTGCCGGCCTCGGTTCTTCGACTTGGTATCGGTCGTCCGAGCCCGATCCTTACTGCTGGTCCGAGAGTTCCACACAGCCCGTCTGGTCGACCGTGACCTGATAGGTAGCGTACTCGAACGTGACGGAGCCGACGGACCGCTCCGCGGTCGCAGTCGACTGAAACAACGAATCGAGCGCGTTCGGGTCGATCGCATCGTACAGCGGGCCGAACTCGTCCGCGAGCTCGAGGACGTCCAGCCCCGATTCCGACGCGATCGCGTCGAGGACTGCTTCACTGAGCGGCTGATCTGGATCGGACTGGTACATGGTGGTCTCGTTTTGCAGTCGCGGCCCGCCGGTCGAAGAGTCAGTTTCCATACCTCCCCTATCGGACCGACGCGGGAAGCGAACACGATTGGATGGTCAACGTTTTAAATCGGGGATCGTCATGCGACCGTGCTGCGAAGGAGGTTGGCGTGTCCTCGCCGAAGCCGGGCGGACAGTGCTTGGTCGGAGATATCCAGTTGCGCGGCGACCGCGGTTAGCGTCGTCTGACGGGGTACGTCGAAGTATCCCTTCTCGAGGGCGGCCAGCAGCGCTTCCCGTTGGCTGTCGGTGATGCCGTAGCGATCGCTCGCTCGATTCGATTCCTGGAATATTCGCTGGATTCGAAACGGAATGTCCTTTTCGCGACAGACGTCGCGATAGGCGAACAGGGCTTCCCGCGACGGAACGCGGGCACGAATCTTCGTATCCGTCGTGACCGTGACATCATGGTATCCGATGTCGTACTCCGCTGCCGTCGGATATGTCAGATGATTTTCCCCCAGTTCAGACAGCGTGACGCTGTATAGCCGGCGGTCGCCGGGCTCCTCGATGAGCGTGTACGTCCGTACGGTATCGTCGTCGTCGATCGCCGCATCGATATCCGCGAGGGAGTCACCGTAGGCCCAGCAGAGCAGCTTCGTTTCGCCCGTCTCGGACTGGTAGATCTCTTCGATGTCGATCCGGGAGGCAGCCTCGACCGTCCGCCGAAGGATCGGCGTCGCTATTTCGAACTCGACGATCAGGGACATAGGCGACTCACTCGCTTCGCTTACGAGTCCGATACTTGTATACTACACCGACGGCCGAGGTGAGAGACGCGGAAAACTGACTCTCCTCGTCGAATGACCGATCTCGACGAGCCGGGCCCCTGTCCCGTACAGGTAGAATTCGAGCCGTATCGTCCACTGAGAAATCGCCGACCGATCCCGTCGGCTCTAAATGTAGCCGTTCTCGAGCAGGAGTTCGCCGTTGAGGACGCTCGCGCCGGCAGCACCGCGGATCGTGTTGTGTGCCAGACAGTTGTACTGCAGGCCGAAGGGCGATTCCTGAATCCCGCCCGCGGCGATGGCCATTCCGTCACCGAGCGTCCGGTCGAGTCGGGGCTGTGGCCGATCGGGCTCTTCGAAGACGTGGATCAGCGGGTCGGGCGAGGACCGCAGATCGAGCGACGGGAACTCCCGCATGGCATCGGCGGCGGCGTCGACGGTGAGTTCCTCCTCGGTCTCGACCCAGACGTTCTCGAGGTGCCCGTCGATGGTCGGGATGCGGTTACAGGAGGCCGCGACGTCCATGCTGTTGTGAGTCAGCTCGGCACCGTCGAACTCGCCCAGCAGCTTTCGGGACTCGGTCTCGAGCTTGTCCTCTTCGCTGCCGATGAAGGGGATGGCGTTGTCGATGATCTCCATCGAGCTGACGCCGTCGTAGCCCGCGCCGGAGACGGCCTGCAGGGTCGAGACGTGGACGTTCTCGAGGCCGTAGTCGGTCAGGGCCGCGAGCGTGGGAACGAACGTGATCGTCGAGCAGTTGGGGTTCTTGAGGAGTGCGCCGTCCCAGCCGCGCTCGTCGCGCTGGACCTCGAGCAGGTCGACGTGTTCGGCGTTGACCTCGGGAATCACGAGGGGGATGTCGTCGTCCATGCGGCCGTTCGAGGAGTTCGAGGAGACGACGTAGCCCTCCTCGCAGAACCCCGGTTCGACTTTCGCGCCGACGCTCGAGGGGAGCGACGAGAACAGCATGTCGACGTCGTTGGGCACCTCGTCGGGATCGGTCGCCGTGACGGTCATCTCCGCGACGTCCGTCGGGATCGGGCTGTCGACGCGCCACTTCGCGGCCTGTCGATACGTCTTGCCGGCGCTGGAGTCGCTCGCGGTCAGTGCCGCGATCTCGAACTCCGGATGGGGGTCGAGAAGCTGAATCAGTCGCTGTCCAACAGCGCCGGTCGCACCGAGTACGCCTACTCGTACTGCCATTTTCCGCCACTCCGAGTCGTGTCCGCAAAACCGTTTGGGTTTTCGGTAGCAGGTGTCAATCGACGAAGTTACCGAACGGGTTCCCGATCGGACGACGCGTTCTGACGGGTCGTCACTCGCAGCTGCTGTGAACGGATAGAAGATGTTAAGAAACGGGAGCGCCAGCTATCGATCGATGCATTACCGACAGGATCGACTCGAGGCCGCAGGCCAGAGGTGGTCCCGATGACGAGTTCGACCGCGAATACGAGCGATCGAGGACTGCTCGAGACCCGCTTTAGCATGGGTGCCGCGGCGATCGCAGCGATCGCGGTGTTGCTGGGCGTCGTCTTCGCCTGGACGGGGTACAACGACGGATCGCTCCCGGTAATCGGTCTGGATCTGTCCATCTTGACCGGCGTCGTCGGACTGCTGTTCGCACTCGGTATCGCTCTCGTCGCGGCCATCGCCGCGGTCTACATGGAACCCGGGTTCGACGAGTAACGCCGCGGATCACCAGCCGGACGGTCCGTGACCGTTCCTGCCGGCCCTCGGCACTTCCCTCAACTCGGGTATCGGACGAACACGGTGGGACTGCTTTCGAGTCGGGTATCAGACGCGGTCCGATGGAACCGGATTCTATCGCAGTACGGGTCCGGTTCGTTTCCCGGAAATTCAAATCCCCGCTCTTCGTTGCGTCGGTATGATCGACAGCATCGAATCGTTCTATTATTCGTATCTGTACGGCGAGTGGGAATCGATGAAGCGGTGGCTCTGGATTTACGGCCATGTGTCGATTCTGATGGCGACTGTACTCGTCGGATTCACCGCTGCCCGCGGCAGGTACCTACTGACAATGCTTCTCGTTCCGTTTCCGGTAATCTACTTGTACAAACGCTACGAGAAGGCGAAGACGTACACGGTCCAGTCGGACACACCAGTGTAAGGACCGTCGCTATCCGTCGAGCATGGCCGCCGCTGGTATCGGCCATTTCAGCTATCGATCGAGGTGAAAATATCGACTTACGCAGGGACTTCGGCGCCTTTCTTCCGGGTCACGTAGCCCGCGATGCGGTTGCGGACGCCCTTGGATTCGACGTTCGTGAGCTTCGTGACGCTGTCTTTGTTCTGTTCGAAATCGGTCGTGAATGCCTCCGGGTACCGCTCGAGCAGGAGGTTCCCGGTCTTCTTGACGTAGGCCGGTTTGATTGCCATATCGAGTGTTTCCGTCCAGAGGCTCTTAATCCCTTTCTCTTTGCTGCTCCGGAACCCCAATTCCGCCGCACCGACGCGAGCGATCGCGATCCGACGGGCAGCATATACCGATGTTCGAAAGCGAATCTCACCGATATCGACCGTTACCACGTCGAATGCTCGCGCACGCGATCGATCGCGTCGCGCTCTCGCGGCCCGCCGGCGCGATCGACGACGGACGCACAGTACGCGAGCCGGTCCCGGAGCTCGCGCTCGTCGTACTCGTCGACCTCGAGTCGCGACGCGGCGATGGTCGCCTCGACGACCGCACCGAACCCGCGGTCGATCGTCGGGACCGTTTCGCGCTCGATCGCCGCCTCGACGGGCCGAAGCGTCCACTCCTCCCAGTCCGTCTCGCCGTCGGTCCCGGCATCGACCCGTTCGACGGTCGCGCGCGCCCAGGCGGTCGCGGACTCGAGGATCGGTTCCTCGCGTTCGACGATCGAGAGGGCGGCGTCGGCGAACGCGACCGGGTCGTCGACGAACTGGACGTACCCCTCCCCCTGCCGGTGGAAGTTCCGGCGGGTGCGGGTGTTCCCCCACGTCCGAGCGGTGACGGGATCGCCGGCGTGGAGGCCGAGCGCGGCGACGTTCCACAGCCCGTTCGGTCCCATGGTCGTCACGACCGACTCGGTGACGCCGGCGAGCGTGACTGGCCACTCCGCGGTCGCCGCGGCTCCGTCGCGATTCATAGCTCGATCGCCTCGTGCTCGAGCGCGACGAACAGCCCAGCCGCGACGATGTCCGCCGTCGTTCCCGGATTGATACCCCGGTCGACGAGTTCGTCGGCGAAGGTTTCGACCGCGTCCCGGTCCCGCTCGAGCGCATCGTCGGCGACCAGTTCCGCGGCGCGCTCGGTCACGTCTCGGGCGGTCGCCTCGCCGTGACGCGTCGCGACGAGCGTGTCCGGTCGGTCGGCGAGCGCGGAGAGGAAGACGGCCGCGGTTCGATCGGGAATCGGGCCGTCGAACTCGGCAAGCCGCTCGGCCGCCGCGAACGAGCGGTCGAATCCCGTGGTCCACTCCCGAGCGACGTCGTCGCCGGGAACGCTCCGGTCCATAATATCGAAGAGCGTTAGCCCGCGGGCTTCGAGCGCCGGAACCGCGTCAGCACCGCGGCGCACGTCGAGTGCCGCCATGTCGTCGGGCGGGTCTGCCACGGCGACGTCGACGTGTTCGAACGCGCGGTAGAACGCCGCCGCGTCGCCGACGGTCGTCTCCCGGACGACGGACTCCGCGACGGGCGGTGCGAGGTCCTCGCGGGCGGCTCGGACGAGCGGGACGAGCAACAGGAGCGCCCCGAACTGGGTGTTGCCGCCCTCCTGTGCGGCCATCCCCTCGACGGCTCGTTCGAACGCCGGCCCGATCGCCGCGCCGTCGGCCGCGACCTCGAGTCCCTCGCGAGCCCCCACCGCCCCGGCGAGGAAGTGCTCGAACCGAAGGTCGGCGAGGTCTCGGTGGCGGTCGACGTTCCCCGGTTTCGGGGTCCCCGCGACCTCGAGGAGCAACGCCAGTTCCGCGTTCCCTGCCGGTGATCGCATATACGTTCCCCTGCGTGCCGGGACGGCTTAGGGGTGGGGGTTGTGGCTCGAGACGGACCGGAGACGGGGTCACCGTCCGCCCGATTTAAGTCTCGAACCGAAAACTATCACGTATGGGTTACGACACTGCTGCGAAGACCGATCCCGAGTCAGTCGTCGACGAGGTGTGGGGCGGCATGTGGTTCCTCAAGGAGGATCTCGACGCCGAGAAACTCGGTATTTCGATCCTCGAGCTCGAGCCCGGCGGCAAGGGGATGGAACACGACGAAGCGGAGACCGGTCAGGAGGAAGTCTACTACGTGGTCGAGGGGTCGATCGAGGTCGATCTCTCCGGCGGCGAAACCGTGTCCCTCGAGGCGGACGAGCTGATTCGACTGGATCCCGACGAAACGCGCCAGATACACAACCGTGGCGACGAACGGGCGAAACTCGTTCTGATCGGGGCACCGCTGTAGCGACGATCGGTTTCGATCGTCAGTGACCGGCGGGGGCTTACTACCGTTCGACTTGTTTTGAAAGAATCGGGGTAGATAGCGACGCTACGCGTCGATGTCGGCCCAGACGAGCCGGTGATCGGAGGCCGTCGAGACGTCGTCGCCGAGTCCCCGCTTGCTCGCGTTTCGGCTCGGCCAGACGACGGACGACCCTTGCAGCGACAGGTCGGGTGACGGAAGCACGTAGTCGATCTGTTCGACGACTCCCTCGAAGTCACCGCCGAAGCGGGTCGCGTAGGGGTTGCCGCGCTGGGCACCGCCGGGGCTCGTGGGTAGCCGGCGAGTGTTGAAATCGTCGTTGTCGAAGAGGTACTTCGTCGCGGGGTCGAGCGGACGGTCGGTCCGGGGCCCTGCGTTCATGTCTCCCATCAGGACGTAAGAGGCGTCGTCCGCGATCCCGCCGGTTTCACCGCTGTCGTCGTAGATGTACTCCGCGCCCGCGACATAGTCGGCGAAGAAGCGGACCTCGTCGTGGTTCCACTGCCCGTTGAAGTTCTCGGAACCGTCGAAGCCCGGGGGCGTCGGATGGGCGAACAGGCCGTGGACGACGTCGCCGTCGACGTCGATCGGCACATCGATGTGGGTCTTCGAGGAAAGCCGATACACGTCCCGTTCCTCGGGCGTGAGGTAGAGTTCGGCGTCGTCGTCGGCCTCCTCCTCGGTGACGATCAGGTTGTTCGGCATGTCGTCCCAGCGGAACTCCTGGAACGAGCGGATCCGGTTTTCCTCGATCGGGTGCCGACTGGCGATCGCGAACGCGTAGTGGCCCGGATACACCCCGAAACCGAACGCGTCTCCCGGCCGCTGGCCCGCTTCGCCGTCCTTGTTGAAGTCGTACTCCTCGTCGGGAAGAACGCCAGTATTGCTCTCGGGCTGTAGGGTGTGCGGGTAGTCGATTCCCTCGAGATCATCGCGCTGGGGGACGGAGAGGTAGTTCTCGACGAACGCGTCGATGTTCGTCCGATCCGTTCGCTTCCCCTCCTGCATGTTGTTCGTGAGTTCGTTTATGACCAGCACGTCCGGGCGAACCTCCTGGACGATCCGGGCCGCGGCTTCCGCCTGCTCGTCGCCCGGCTCCTGGACCTGCTCGGTCTCGAGTTCGATAACGTTGAACGCCGCGTACCGCGTGGGATCGGGTTTCCGCTCCGACGTCCCGCGACCGGCTCCGCTGGCCGTTCCGACGATACCTGTTGTCGCAACTGTCGCGCCTGTCGCCGTGAGGAACCGCCGCCTCGTGGTTTCGCGGACCATACGTTCACGTCTCCCGATATTACCAAAAAACTGTCGTCGGCCCGACTATGAGTCGGTACTCAACTACGGAAGCGGCCGTGAAACGACCGAAACCGACCTGTCTCACGACTACCGACGCGCCGCGGCTCCGAGGTGTCGCTCGACCGCATCGGCGACCCGCTCGAGCACGACGGGATCGTCGCTGGGCCGACCGACGCTGACTGCGTCGGCGCCGTATTCGACGTACTCGCGGACGGTCTCGTCGTCGCGGACACCGTTGTTGGCGATCACGAACAGGTCGGTCGCGTCGACCACGTCGGCGACGACGGATTCGGTGTCCATCGCGTCGACGTGAACGAAATCCGCGCCCGCACGCTCGAGGCTGCGAGCCAGCGTCGGCAGGTCCACACCGGGGACCTCCGCCCGAACTTTCACGCCGACGGTGGCTCCGGTCTCGGCGGCCCGTTCGACGTATCCAGCGAGGCGCTCCCCGTCCCGCAGGAGCGTCTCGCCGCAGCCGACGGCGCAGAGCTCGTCCTGTCGGCAGTGGGCGTTGATCTCGAGGAGAGCGTTTCGATCCCGGCAGATGTCGGCCGCCGCTGGGATCGGATCGACGGTCGCGCTCCGGACGTTGAACGCCGGCTGGATGGGGACGTCCGCGAGCGCCTCGAGTTCGCGGTCGACGAACGCGAGCGGATCGTCGGGCAGGAACTCGGTGCGATCCCGGTCGACGAGTTCGCGCGCGGCGGCTCTCGAGTCCGCGTCGAGGGCGATACCGCCGAGGAACGCGGCACCGGCGTATGTTGCCCCGGAACGGGCCCAGTCGGCGTCGGCCTCGCCGCTCAGACTCGCGAGCGCGAGCGGCGGCGCGAACGGAAGCGTCGAGTCCATCTCAGGGCAGGTTCTCGATCGCGTGGTCGATCGCGCGAATGATCCGTTTGGCGTCATCTCGGGAGTCGATCGCGATGTCCGTCTTGACGACCGGACGGTCGAACTCGGCGTCGTCGTTCTCGTCGATCACGAAGGCGTCCGCGAACGGATACGCGGTCGCCAGCCCTTCCGTGCTCGGATCCGCGTTGACGGCTTCCATGAGGGCGGCTGCGGGTCCGGAGAAGGCATCGTCGCCGAGAAACGGCGAAACGGCGACGACCGTCGTCTGTGCGAGCGCGTCCGCGACGCCCGGCAGCGCGAGCATCGGTCCGATGCTGGTGACCGGGTTCGAGGGGCCGATGACGACGGGGTCTTCGAGGGCCTCGAGAACGCCCGACCCGGGTTCGGCCTTCGAAGAGCCGCGGAACTCGACCGTGTCGACGGTCGGTTCGCCGCCGTGACC
This portion of the Natrinema salinisoli genome encodes:
- a CDS encoding NAD(P)/FAD-dependent oxidoreductase; this encodes MERVDVAIVGGGPAGASAAERAAAHGAETVLFEQGVPREDREGPGPDSTDAAGMLDYWIDIMGFDYREIPDEVIHRELEATEFVGPNSRVELTSTGMEATYPKFGYTFHRARMDDWLHERAADAGADLRIGTGVKDLETDLRASSSKGPTHTLTLSNGDRLEAQYVVLADGPQRRITLDALDQFTGPGRSVSDHLSPPKANHIAYQEYREFPEELFEEFEDRLKFWWGYMPGETAYPWVFPNDGTVARVGLTMPIGMTLEDVDDPGSYKLLRPDDERIPSGAEYITRLLEQEYGDEYDVEEDIPRVEDRGKSKGTETYPISSTRPIESPVGANIAVAGGAMGTTSAFHEGGYHVAVRTGKIAGRLAATDSLANYNDVWKRAIGDEILRNVAFADIVADYGPDDWDWAFDTINDMQGNGSDNALVSKKFSAGLDAAKIMATYKRQKFKYRGGGYVQLTEDDYFY
- a CDS encoding D-2-hydroxyacid dehydrogenase: MTDDDAPDVLVLRKGTHGTPIEQYADAIRDRLPDHTVELARTPAEERAAIRDARFVTGMTLEDDLLEAANSLEVFACAYAGTGHLPLDELADRGVAVTNASGVHGPNIGEHVLGAILHFTRRFHVGARRQRRREWRHYKATELQGSTVTVVGLGAIGQSVCDRLEPFGVDTIGVRYTPEKGGPTDEVIGFGDEAFDDALARTDYLVLACPLTETTRGLIDEEAFVTMDPESVLINIARGPVVDTDALVAALRSNWIRGASLDVTDPEPLPEEHPLWNFENVQITPHNAGHTPNYYSRLADIVAENVRRFDESGSDATLENQVLP
- a CDS encoding universal stress protein, with amino-acid sequence MSLTFDGTVLVPVADPEDGEQTARSLAPYLSPSSTVLVVNVIEKAGGAPDKASVEQREEYAQEIFERTRGPLEGRAGTVETAILFGTDVVETIFEAALERDVDAVVFEPRKGSRFVELLTGDTARRLVKEASVPVVALPRNDG
- a CDS encoding HalOD1 output domain-containing protein, with product METDSSTGGPRLQNETTMYQSDPDQPLSEAVLDAIASESGLDVLELADEFGPLYDAIDPNALDSLFQSTATAERSVGSVTFEYATYQVTVDQTGCVELSDQQ
- a CDS encoding helix-turn-helix domain-containing protein — encoded protein: MSLIVEFEIATPILRRTVEAASRIDIEEIYQSETGETKLLCWAYGDSLADIDAAIDDDDTVRTYTLIEEPGDRRLYSVTLSELGENHLTYPTAAEYDIGYHDVTVTTDTKIRARVPSREALFAYRDVCREKDIPFRIQRIFQESNRASDRYGITDSQREALLAALEKGYFDVPRQTTLTAVAAQLDISDQALSARLRRGHANLLRSTVA
- the asd gene encoding aspartate-semialdehyde dehydrogenase, producing MAVRVGVLGATGAVGQRLIQLLDPHPEFEIAALTASDSSAGKTYRQAAKWRVDSPIPTDVAEMTVTATDPDEVPNDVDMLFSSLPSSVGAKVEPGFCEEGYVVSSNSSNGRMDDDIPLVIPEVNAEHVDLLEVQRDERGWDGALLKNPNCSTITFVPTLAALTDYGLENVHVSTLQAVSGAGYDGVSSMEIIDNAIPFIGSEEDKLETESRKLLGEFDGAELTHNSMDVAASCNRIPTIDGHLENVWVETEEELTVDAAADAMREFPSLDLRSSPDPLIHVFEEPDRPQPRLDRTLGDGMAIAAGGIQESPFGLQYNCLAHNTIRGAAGASVLNGELLLENGYI
- a CDS encoding 30S ribosomal protein S17e, with translation MAIKPAYVKKTGNLLLERYPEAFTTDFEQNKDSVTKLTNVESKGVRNRIAGYVTRKKGAEVPA
- a CDS encoding DUF447 domain-containing protein, whose protein sequence is MNRDGAAATAEWPVTLAGVTESVVTTMGPNGLWNVAALGLHAGDPVTARTWGNTRTRRNFHRQGEGYVQFVDDPVAFADAALSIVEREEPILESATAWARATVERVDAGTDGETDWEEWTLRPVEAAIERETVPTIDRGFGAVVEATIAASRLEVDEYDERELRDRLAYCASVVDRAGGPRERDAIDRVREHSTW
- a CDS encoding triphosphoribosyl-dephospho-CoA synthase — encoded protein: MRSPAGNAELALLLEVAGTPKPGNVDRHRDLADLRFEHFLAGAVGAREGLEVAADGAAIGPAFERAVEGMAAQEGGNTQFGALLLLVPLVRAAREDLAPPVAESVVRETTVGDAAAFYRAFEHVDVAVADPPDDMAALDVRRGADAVPALEARGLTLFDIMDRSVPGDDVAREWTTGFDRSFAAAERLAEFDGPIPDRTAAVFLSALADRPDTLVATRHGEATARDVTERAAELVADDALERDRDAVETFADELVDRGINPGTTADIVAAGLFVALEHEAIEL
- a CDS encoding cupin domain-containing protein, whose product is MGYDTAAKTDPESVVDEVWGGMWFLKEDLDAEKLGISILELEPGGKGMEHDEAETGQEEVYYVVEGSIEVDLSGGETVSLEADELIRLDPDETRQIHNRGDERAKLVLIGAPL
- a CDS encoding endonuclease/exonuclease/phosphatase family protein, with the protein product MVRETTRRRFLTATGATVATTGIVGTASGAGRGTSERKPDPTRYAAFNVIELETEQVQEPGDEQAEAAARIVQEVRPDVLVINELTNNMQEGKRTDRTNIDAFVENYLSVPQRDDLEGIDYPHTLQPESNTGVLPDEEYDFNKDGEAGQRPGDAFGFGVYPGHYAFAIASRHPIEENRIRSFQEFRWDDMPNNLIVTEEEADDDAELYLTPEERDVYRLSSKTHIDVPIDVDGDVVHGLFAHPTPPGFDGSENFNGQWNHDEVRFFADYVAGAEYIYDDSGETGGIADDASYVLMGDMNAGPRTDRPLDPATKYLFDNDDFNTRRLPTSPGGAQRGNPYATRFGGDFEGVVEQIDYVLPSPDLSLQGSSVVWPSRNASKRGLGDDVSTASDHRLVWADIDA
- a CDS encoding dihydropyrimidine dehydrogenase gives rise to the protein MDSTLPFAPPLALASLSGEADADWARSGATYAGAAFLGGIALDADSRAAARELVDRDRTEFLPDDPLAFVDRELEALADVPIQPAFNVRSATVDPIPAAADICRDRNALLEINAHCRQDELCAVGCGETLLRDGERLAGYVERAAETGATVGVKVRAEVPGVDLPTLARSLERAGADFVHVDAMDTESVVADVVDATDLFVIANNGVRDDETVREYVEYGADAVSVGRPSDDPVVLERVADAVERHLGAAARR